The segment tcatcatgctTTCCTAtctgcagatcttcagggccgTGCTGAGGATGCCTTCTGAGCATagccggcacaaagccttttccacatgcctccccCACCTGTTTGTGGTCTCCCTTTTTCTCAGTACtgccatgtttgcctacctgaagcctccctccatctcctccccatccttgAATGTGttggtggcagttctgtactcagtgattcctccagcagtgaaccctcTAATCTatagcatgaggaaccaggagctcaaggttGCTGTTAGGAGAGCAATTTCACAGATGTTTCTTAAGAatgattattttcccttctttctccagaAATGACTTTCTGCATATCCTCTTGCAGTCTTGATCCTTGTATTGTTATCATTATAGCTATTGTTATCTTCAGTGCCACTTGCATTTAtaatgttctaaaaaaaaaaaaaagtcatttattcATCATCCTTTTACTGAGGAGGTACTTCCTTTTTGTACATCCCTTTACTGAGGATGTACAgtaaacactgctctgtttACTGTTGAGGTTCTGTAAAAGTCTGTCTAAAAGCACATCATCACTGACTCATCTGTGTAATAAAATGGGGTGTCCCCAGTGCACTGCCTGAAGATTTGGCTAGTCTTTCAAAGCTGGTGCCAAGATCAGGGCTGTGTAGCTGCTCCCTGGAAGGCCTGTTGCTGCATGGATCTGGGAGAGAAATAGGTCATTGTGTGAGCTGTGAGAGACCACAGGTAGGATTTAGGAGCAGCCTGTTTGTGTCTGATGACAGTGGAGATGGTGAAAGGTCACTGAGATACAGAGCCATGACCGTCCCAAATGTGGCAGGGCAGAGGACAGCCTCCAGGACACGAACGTTGAGCTGTGTGGAGAGCCCAGGTGTTCTCCATGGGCAGCATGTGCCCAGGGCAGGCAGTGACTGGAGgccaaaaaagagagaaaatgccCAAGATCTTGTCACCAAAGAAGAATGTTATAATTCCTGTGGGATTCTGTGGAGTACCAGCATACACAGGGAAGGGAGGTTGGAGAGAGATTAATGTCACCCTTACAAAGTTATCACCAGCTGGATCTAGAAAGACACCGGGAAACCGCTAGTGTCCTTGGCAATGTtccctgctctttctgagcaccTGCCAGAACGACAGACCATAGTAAGTGGGATTAGCAGCACTGATCCCAACCCAGCTGGATTTACTTCCCACGCTGTGCAGCTCAGCCCGTGTGCAGTCATCTCTGGGGCACCACAGCCTGCTTGGTCTGCTAATAGTGCCACCAGCCCAGGGACATGTGGCGAGCATGGGAGGTGGCCAGGAAGAGCTGGACGGATCAGAGGACACATGGGGAGAAATCAAATGGGAGTTGGCCTTGGCTGGAAGTTACTGTTAACCTAATCCCAAGACTAGGTCTGGACTGTGAGTACCCTAATGAGTGCTCATGAGTTAGAATAGAAGATGAGCCAGAAGTCCGCAGTTTCCTGGTGCTGCACTAGGTTGGGAAGTGGCTGAAAAAAGACTGGTGCCCTCTATTCTGCATCTCATAACTCCATAATCTTTCCTGAAGGGTGGCATCGAAAGCCAAGTCTGGGGCCCTGTGCCAGAGCTTCCACTGATGGAAGCATGACACAGCAGCCATACCAGTTTGCTTCTGTTCCTCAGTCTAAGTCCATCGCATGTCCATGTGAGAGTCTCCCCCAGCCTATGTGCTGAACAATAGCCCAGAAGTCATCAGCAAGCCCTCAGCTTGGGTCCAccccaaggcaatgctgtgaaccagtttttctgtgaaatcccaCAGATccttgttgtggtttaacccagccagcagctaagcaccacacagcaaTTCACTCACCTTCCACCCTCCCTCTCtgagatgggggagagaatcagaaaaaaaatgaagcctatgggttgagataaagacagtttattaggacagaaaataaaggaaaatacttaTATGTACAAACGAAGAGATGCACAATgaaattgctcaccacctgctgaccaatgctaagcctatccctgagcagcccacCCCCCACTCTGGCcattccttcccccccccccccccccccccccataattGTTGAGaatgacatcatatggtatggaatacccctgtggccactttgggtcatctgtcctggttctgtcccctcccagctcctgctgcacttcCAGCttgcccgctggcaggacagagcaagaagctgaaaagtccttggcctGGTGTAAGCAGTGCCCTGCAACAATTagaacattattctcatcctaaatacaaaacacagcaccataccagctacaaggaggaaaactaactctatcctagctgaaaccagaaCAATCCTTAAACTCTCCTGCTCACAGTCCTTCCTTGGTGGGCGAAGGGAATTTATCACATGACTCCAGGCTGGCGTGCAACTGAAGCATTTATTGAGTATACATTCTTGCATTTATACTCTTAGCATCACTGCACATGCCAGTTATGCTACCAGGCAAGCTCGCTCATTGGTGGCTATACTAGTGTTCATGCAACTATCACACTCTTATTCCACTCGTTGATTTGTTGTCATGCGGACCGCTTGTGCTGGTTGTTTTCTCAACTCCTCAATTGATGCTTCTTCTTCGACCTTGTGCTACTTGTCTTGTACcttatcttgcatttttctattAGCTACTTTATTTTTGTGACTAGCAGATACCACAGGCTTCCAAACTGAGCTCCCATAGGTGGGTGCTTGTGGATGATGTTTTTGTGGACTCTGGGAGTGCAGCTGTGACTGCAGGAAGGACGAGTCCTCCCCTTGATCTTGTCCATGACTAGATGCCTCTGCATGCTGCACTGGAAAAGGGAGCATATTGATGACATGCTAACGCCCCTTTCACTTTCCCAATGTCTGTGGGGTCCTCAAAGAATGTGCCTCAGTCCTAAGGTCCAGCCCAGCTCTTGCAAGCATCAGGAGCCTGGAGAAATTGCCCCAGAAGTCTCAGCCCTCTTGTGGACTCAGACAAATACACACAAGTGTATGcacaagcacacaaacacacaatctcacacacacagagatgTGTGCACAAGGCACACACTTCTGTGCATTCTTTACCTTCTCATCTGTTTCTCTAGGTGATCCTGTGAATCACATCAGGCAGACCACGTGGTTCAAATGGCACAAGCTTCCATCTtactgccttttctcttttctaattaTAACTAGCAATGTACTGTTCCCAGGCTGCAATGGTAGACCTGCTACTTCAAAGCAGCCTATCCTGCAAGGGCATTTCCCGTATTTAAGGATGAGCTGCCCCATTtcagatcagagccagttcCTCCAGCTGGAAAAGGAACCTGTCAGCTGCTGGCCAAACCTGAGCCAATGAGCAATGCTGGTTGTGTCTCTTTGTCATAATTTCCTGgcagaggagtgagaaaatgtgagagaagcagccctgtagACACCAAgttcagtgcagaaggagggcaggatgtgctccaggtgccagagcagaagttcccctgaagcctgtggaggagcccatgTGGAGCAGGTAGATGTGGCCTGAAGTAGGCTGCAGCCACTAGAGAGGAGCCCACATGGGACCAAGTTTTCTGGTGGGATCTGCAGCCCATAGGGAGGAGTTGACACTGGAGCAGACCACTTCCAAAGGCCTTTCCCCAGCCCTGTACAGATCCATGTTGGATAACATCTTAAGAACTGCAGTCTGTGGAAAACTCATGGTGGATCATTTTGGGAAGAGAATTCATGCATCCCATGGGAGAGAGGGTGCAGGAGGGTGAAcatggagatgaagtgctatgGATGGAAAACACCCCTCAttgcccagccccacacatcGCTCGGTGGGGAGGAGGTTGAGGAAGTGGGGTGGAGGAcgttttttttggcttttgttaCTGCTCTAGATTCTTATTAATTCGCATTAAATGACATTAATTCTCCCCAAGCTAAGTCTGTCTTGCTGTGACAGTAATTGTGAATGATTTCCTGCCCCTTACCTCAAGCCATGAGATGTTTACTTGTATTCTCTCACCCTGTCCATAAGGAAATgttcccccagcacagccccctgccagccctcACTGCCCTGGccctcactgccctcctgcttTAACAGCCTCCCCCCTTCACCCAGCCTTGCCTCAGCCCCATCATGTCCCTCACAGGGGTTCACagacagccctgccctggggctggctgggctcTGGGCCTGGAGAGGGaccaggctgggctggccgTTCCCCTGGTACAGGCCCTGAGCCCAGCAGGAGGATGGGAGTGCTCACATTTCAGTGATTGGCCCTCCCCAGACTGAGGTGGAAGGCTGGTGCTGGGAACCATGAGAGATGGGGGCTGGTGGTAGCTTTCTCGGgcactttctcctttttgttcGTGCTACAAGCTGGGCTGAATCTGTGCCCTGGGACACCCTGCTCGAAGACACTGTGGGTGTGGAGATAGTCTTTATtgtctgaccaccctcatgttaaagaaatttttcctaatgtccagatTGAACcacccctggtgcagctttgtgccaatCACTTGTGCCTGAGGATGACTTGAATCCTTTTCCAGACCCACCTTCCCTGTGCCTGCTGGGTCCGCATTACCTCCATGGAGACTGCAGACATCTCATTTGCCTGTAGAAGCCAACATACCAAAAAGACACTATGAGAGAGTCAGCTCAGTCCCAGTGGCACACATATTTTATCGGGGCtacagagaaagagagcaggTTGATGTTTCAGATGAAATGAGACAAAGCCAAACGTCTGTAGGAACATTACAatggtacttaaaaaaaaacaacaacaatataatgttaaaaaaataaaagaagaaggagaaggagaaggagaaggagaaggagaaggagaaggagaaggagaaggagaaggagaaggagaaggagaaggagaaggagaaggagaaggagaaggagaaggagaaggagaaggagaaggagaaggagaaggagaaggagaaggagaaggagaaggagaaggagaaggagaaggagaaggagaaggagaagaagaaaaagaagaaggagaaggagaagaagaagaagaagaagaagaagaagaagaagaagaagaagaagaagaagaagaagaagaagaagaagaagaagaagaagaagaagaagaagaagaagaagaagaagaagaaggagaagaagaaggagaagaagaaggagaagaagaaggagaagaaatgcACAGGAGTGTCATGAGTATACTGTCAGTCAGTTGTGGAGACAAATGAGAAGTTTACCATCAGTGAAAAATGTCAATGAAATCACTTTGTTCAGTGCAACTTTCAGCTCCTGgtttctcatgctgtagatAAAGGGGTTGACTGTTGAgggcaccactgagtacagaactgccacaaCCAGGTCCagagatggggaggagatggaaaaaGGCTTCAGGTATGCAAACATGGAagtgctgagaaacagggagaccacagccaggtgagggaggcatgtggaaaaggctttgtgccgcccctgctcagagggcatcctcagcacggCCTTGATGATCTGAACATAGGAGAGCACAATGAATACAAAAAATCCAAAGTCGACGAAAACATTACCCACAAGAACCCAAACTTCACTGAGGAAGGACTGTGAACAGGAAAGCTTGAGAATCTgtgggatttcacagaagaactggtccacagcattgccttggcagaggggcagggaaaatgtattggcagtgtgcaggaTAGCATAGagaaccccactgccccaggcagctgctgccatctgggcacaagctctgttgtccaggaggctcccgtagtgcaggggcttgcagatggcaatgtagcggtcataggccatgatggtgagaagagaatactctgctgaaaacaaaaacacaatgaGAAAGACCTGTGCAACACACCCCGAGTAGgaaatggccctggtgtcccagagggaattggccatggctttggggacagtggtggagatgcagcccaggtcaaggagggcgaggttgaggaggaagaagtacatgggggtgtggaggtggtggtcgcaggctacggcagtgaggatgaggccattgcccaagagggcagccaggtagatgcccaggaagaatGCGAAGTGCAGGATCTGCAGCTCACGCATGTCTgcgaatggcaggaggaggaactcagtgatggagctgctgttggacatttgaGTCCTTTGGGCATGGGGACCTGTCTGGGGAGGAAAATATAGCAATATATTATGCCAGATTCTTTGAGGAAAACTCGATTTCTTGTACAAACCTCGGAAGAGTGTGCTGAGGTCAAAATAATCCAATTTCAATGTGCATATCTCCAAACTCCTCAGATATTGGGGGTTGTCTCAGTTCTCCCCATGTATCAACAGACAGACAGATCATTGCAGCTGACCTGGTTGAGATGTCCAGTAGCATTTCCATGCCCTTATCTCTCACGTCTTCTCCATGGATAGCACAGAGCTTCtatggcagagctgtgccctagtggaggacagcctgcagcccagcagaacCCTTGCAGGAAAATAGTGGAATGCCCTAAACATGGGGTGACCCGAACACAGAGACAGCTCATTCACAGCCCCACACACACCATTTCCACAACCCTACACATCAGGAGGGGACATGGATCCTTTCCCTCCATTAACATATCTGCATGGCAGAACGTGCAGGCTCCGTGTCTGAGCTGCACCTGAATTACATTGCTGACTCCAAAGGCGACTCATGAACAAGTTCCCATGCAATTACGTATAGACCTCTATACTTGGGGAGGGGAAGAGTCCAGGGGGCTATATTATGAAGGCATCAGCAGTGCAGGGATGGCAGGGAGGTGCCCAAATCGCCTCTGCCATGGAGATACTGGGAGCAGCTCCATCCCACCCCCTGcccatggctctgctgcctgcagctgtccctgcctgcagctgggtctctgtCTCCACACCTcttgcctgcagctcacagcccccatcccacccgctgggtgctcagctctgccctgcagacacctcctggcagcaggtgTCTACCCAGGGGCAGTTCGCTGGGGGCAGGTCCAAGAGACCAGATCACAACGACCCTGCTGACACTATGCAAGGGGTGATGGTGGAGCTTTCTAGGggctgaagggaaggaaagggactTACTGAGGGTCCTTGTAATGTCCTCAGGATGCCTTAGGAATGTTAGGCTTTTCTAGAAAATAACACCATATATATCTATTTCCACTGAGCCtaaaagagaaattgaaaagaGAAGCTAAGGAAAGATGAGAGTGAAATTATCTTGGTGTTCTGTGGAtctgtgagcaggctgccccaggcagcagcctcccaccagcagcaggaccttgccctgctgggggggctccttccacccgcagcttctccccgcagcgccctgggcagctccccgggcaggctgagtgctgagcctggcaggcggcagaggccctgccccggcacacagcccctggggcacagcagggaccctgctctgcaccacagccctggacacccctgcctgcacccccggcttctcctgcctccacgAACTGCGGCTGCAttgccctccagccagagacttaccgggtgcagggctgggaagtcttctcccgcagggagctctgggcatgctgccacttctgcctgcctttaagcactgtgtctctgaaggcagtgcccccagccctgctgcgctgtgcagaggagctgctcctgggcagagctgtctctctgcagcgctgcccgcttgccaggagctccccttgggcccaggagcctggcccagctcagcagcagcggCCCAGCCCAAGGgctcccttgctctgccccccacAAGGCTCCCTGCACATAGGGCTACAGGGgaacctgctgggaaacagcctgAAGGGATCCCTGGGCACACACACTTCTTAACAGCAGAGTCATTTCTCCTAGCAGAAAACCAATTGAGTGTAACAATCACATCTTCTCTGAGAATTAGTTTGTCATGGACATGTCCAAATGGCCTCATCCAACACCAGCAAGGTCTGTCTGCCTTTTATGCCCTGACACAAGACTGCCTGGGTAGAAGAGGTGCTGGGTGGGAATAAAATCACTGGTGCTTTGCAAACTACATCCCTATAGTGCATGGGACAGTAGGGCTTTCATTGAAGAAATCTTGGTTGTGACCAGGATGTTCTGGTTCATTATGATCCCAGGAGAAAGGCACAAGGCACTCTACATCTTGTGCGAGGTTAGTTGGCACATTGCACACCCCCTTGCACTGCATTGACTGTGGCTCCACAAGTCAGATGGGTGATGGAACACCTCATTGCTGTGCTGACACATCTGTGGCAGGATGTTCAGGGTCATTTTTGGAACTGTGCCTGAATCCCCCATCCCTAGGGAGCCTGAACACTATAGCAGGAACAGGATGAACAGGTGGAGAAATGTAGGGAAATACCACAGTGCTTACTCTGAGGAAGACAAAGAGTCAGAGAAA is part of the Anas acuta chromosome W, bAnaAcu1.1, whole genome shotgun sequence genome and harbors:
- the LOC137846818 gene encoding olfactory receptor 14C36-like, which produces MSNSSSITEFLLLPFADMRELQILHFAFFLGIYLAALLGNGLILTAVACDHHLHTPMYFFLLNLALLDLGCISTTVPKAMANSLWDTRAISYSGCVAQVFLIVFLFSAEYSLLTIMAYDRYIAICKPLHYGSLLDNRACAQMAAAAWGSGVLYAILHTANTFSLPLCQGNAVDQFFCEIPQILKLSCSQSFLSEVWVLVGNVFVDFGFFVFIVLSYVQIIKAVLRMPSEQGRHKAFSTCLPHLAVVSLFLSTSMFAYLKPFSISSPSLDLVVAVLYSVVPSTVNPFIYSMRNQELKVALNKVISLTFFTDGKLLICLHN